A section of the Candidatus Methanosuratincola sp. genome encodes:
- the treS gene encoding maltose alpha-D-glucosyltransferase — MTEATDSKQVVAGTMENSGESNELWYKDAIIYELHVRSFFDSNGDGIGDFKGLTKKLDYLKDLGVTAIWILPFYPSPMKDDGYDISDYFGVDPRYGTLKDFREFVKAAHERGIKIITELVLNHTSDQHPWFQAARRAKKGSPKRDYYVWSSDPSKYGEARIIFKDFESSNWTFDPVAGEYYWHRFYSHQPDLNYDNEEVKKRIFEVVDFWLELGVDGLRLDAVPYLFEREGTNCENLPETHQFLKELRRHVDSKFKGRMLLAEANQWHSDAMMYFGEGDECHMAFHFPLMPRMYMAIFIEDRFPIVDILESSLGIPDGCQWALFLRNHDELTLEMVTDEERDYMYRVYANNKLARINLGIRRRLAPLMDNDRRKIELMNLLLLTLPGTPVIYYGDEIGMGDNFYLGDRNGVRTPMQWSSELNAGFSKANPQRLHLPVIVDPEYHYEAVNVENQKKSQSSLFWWMKRMINVRKHFKAFGRGEIEFLYPENSRILAFIRKYRDERVLVAANLSKKPQVAELDLSGYEGQTPKEILGNAKFPMIGKSGYVLTFDSYGYYVFSLSKEETRPIVTKTEIAVKEPRELGSRGVLEKLETEVLPAFLVGQKWFVGKNREIDRIRVRDMIHFEDGVHRFEGVAIIDVFYSQGLPESYVLPLIYINDPRERREISEMAQDFILAKVKAGLEEGILCDASATGSFAKSMFSMVMRRKVLKSKSAEIRVTVRDSFKELKGLKPEELSIKPLLDLRNTSIIYGGRALLKIYRKAEEGKNPEVEILDHLNNPSFPNAPDLLGYITYQERGGEPVIIASLQEYVPNEGDFWGLLLRELEGYYARILAVRPKEVASSLDLFGDDPVPEELAGLIGSRTLEMLRILALRTAEMHISLFMKGEDPEFMPERFNYLYQFSLYQGLSSYIRRILRTPKIRSSLKEKERIDFESVLERQAKIDEKLRRLRQLRLNALRGRIHGDYHLQQVLFTGDDLMIIDFEGEPTKALSERRIKKSPLVDVAGMLRSLHYVAYTGLAGTQKDPATADKGFLEGWAKLWYMCCAKVFLKEYISRVKETDLVPEDRDSLKILIEAFMLEKAFYELEYEVNNRPEMAWIPIKGILDII; from the coding sequence GTGACCGAGGCTACTGATTCAAAGCAGGTTGTTGCTGGAACCATGGAAAATAGTGGAGAGAGCAATGAGCTTTGGTACAAGGATGCAATAATTTATGAGCTCCACGTGAGGTCCTTCTTCGACAGCAACGGTGACGGAATCGGGGACTTCAAGGGACTCACAAAGAAGCTGGATTACCTCAAAGACCTCGGCGTCACCGCGATCTGGATACTTCCTTTCTATCCATCACCAATGAAGGACGACGGTTACGACATATCGGACTACTTCGGGGTTGATCCGAGATATGGAACGCTGAAGGACTTTAGAGAGTTTGTGAAGGCTGCGCATGAAAGGGGTATAAAAATAATAACCGAGCTCGTCCTCAACCACACTTCAGACCAGCACCCGTGGTTCCAGGCTGCGAGGAGGGCCAAAAAAGGCTCCCCCAAGAGGGATTACTACGTTTGGAGCAGCGATCCAAGCAAGTACGGGGAAGCGAGGATAATCTTCAAAGACTTCGAATCCTCGAATTGGACATTCGACCCAGTCGCAGGGGAGTACTACTGGCACAGGTTCTATTCCCACCAGCCAGACCTCAACTACGACAACGAAGAGGTCAAGAAGAGGATCTTCGAGGTGGTGGACTTCTGGCTCGAACTGGGGGTGGACGGCCTGAGGCTGGATGCGGTGCCCTACCTCTTCGAGAGGGAAGGGACGAACTGCGAGAACTTGCCCGAGACCCACCAATTCCTTAAGGAATTGAGAAGACATGTCGACTCCAAGTTCAAAGGAAGGATGCTTCTAGCCGAGGCCAACCAGTGGCACTCCGACGCAATGATGTACTTCGGGGAGGGTGACGAGTGCCACATGGCATTCCACTTTCCGTTAATGCCAAGGATGTACATGGCGATTTTCATCGAAGACAGGTTTCCGATCGTGGATATACTCGAGAGCTCATTGGGGATCCCGGACGGGTGCCAGTGGGCGCTCTTCCTCAGGAACCACGATGAGCTTACACTCGAGATGGTGACCGACGAGGAGCGGGACTATATGTACAGGGTCTATGCCAACAACAAGCTGGCGAGGATAAACCTTGGGATCAGGAGGAGGCTCGCCCCGCTGATGGACAACGACCGGAGGAAGATCGAACTCATGAACCTTCTCCTGCTCACGCTGCCCGGCACCCCGGTGATCTACTACGGCGACGAGATCGGGATGGGCGACAACTTCTACCTAGGAGACAGGAACGGTGTTAGGACGCCGATGCAGTGGTCCTCGGAGTTGAATGCGGGGTTCTCGAAGGCAAACCCCCAAAGGCTCCACCTTCCCGTTATAGTGGACCCAGAGTACCACTACGAGGCAGTCAATGTGGAGAACCAGAAGAAGAGCCAGTCCTCCCTCTTCTGGTGGATGAAGAGGATGATAAACGTCAGAAAGCATTTCAAGGCATTCGGCAGAGGCGAGATCGAGTTCCTCTATCCGGAGAACAGCAGAATCCTTGCGTTCATAAGGAAATACCGCGACGAGAGAGTGTTGGTAGCCGCTAACCTCTCGAAGAAGCCCCAAGTCGCTGAGCTCGATCTCTCTGGCTATGAAGGGCAGACGCCCAAGGAGATCCTGGGAAATGCCAAGTTCCCCATGATAGGCAAATCAGGCTACGTTTTGACTTTTGACTCATACGGGTACTATGTCTTTTCGCTCTCAAAGGAGGAGACGAGGCCAATAGTTACAAAGACTGAGATTGCGGTAAAGGAGCCGAGAGAGCTAGGTTCGAGGGGAGTACTTGAAAAGCTTGAGACAGAAGTTCTGCCTGCGTTCTTGGTGGGGCAGAAATGGTTTGTGGGCAAAAACAGGGAAATAGACAGGATAAGAGTGAGAGACATGATCCATTTCGAAGATGGTGTGCATAGGTTTGAAGGTGTAGCGATAATCGACGTCTTCTACTCGCAGGGCCTTCCTGAATCCTATGTTTTGCCTCTCATCTACATCAACGATCCCAGGGAAAGGCGCGAGATCTCGGAAATGGCACAGGACTTCATCCTAGCGAAGGTAAAGGCGGGTCTGGAGGAAGGCATACTATGCGATGCTTCGGCTACCGGTTCGTTTGCCAAGTCGATGTTTTCAATGGTAATGAGGAGGAAGGTCCTGAAGAGCAAGAGCGCCGAGATCAGGGTCACCGTTAGGGATAGCTTTAAGGAGCTTAAAGGCTTGAAACCCGAAGAGCTCTCGATCAAACCGCTCCTGGATCTCCGCAATACGTCAATCATATATGGCGGCCGGGCTCTGCTGAAGATCTATCGGAAGGCCGAGGAGGGCAAAAACCCGGAAGTCGAGATATTGGATCACCTGAATAACCCCTCATTCCCGAATGCCCCTGACCTGCTCGGGTACATCACATACCAAGAGAGGGGAGGAGAGCCTGTAATCATCGCTTCGCTTCAGGAGTACGTACCGAACGAGGGGGACTTCTGGGGTCTGCTCCTGAGGGAGCTCGAGGGATACTACGCCCGCATATTAGCCGTCCGACCCAAGGAAGTAGCTTCATCGTTAGACTTGTTCGGGGACGATCCTGTGCCAGAAGAGCTTGCCGGGCTGATTGGGTCGCGGACGCTCGAGATGCTGAGAATTCTCGCTTTGAGGACCGCGGAGATGCACATTTCCCTTTTCATGAAGGGAGAGGACCCCGAATTCATGCCTGAGAGATTCAATTATCTTTACCAGTTCTCCCTGTACCAAGGGCTGTCCAGCTACATCAGGCGCATCCTGAGGACGCCTAAGATAAGGTCATCCTTGAAGGAAAAAGAAAGGATAGACTTCGAATCGGTACTCGAACGTCAGGCTAAGATCGACGAAAAGTTGAGGCGCTTAAGGCAGTTGAGGCTAAATGCTCTGAGAGGAAGGATCCATGGAGACTACCATCTGCAGCAGGTGCTATTCACCGGGGATGACCTAATGATAATTGATTTTGAGGGTGAGCCCACCAAGGCATTGAGCGAGAGGAGGATAAAGAAGTCGCCTCTGGTCGATGTGGCGGGGATGCTCAGGTCGCTGCACTACGTTGCGTACACCGGACTGGCAGGCACCCAGAAGGATCCCGCTACCGCCGATAAAGGATTCCTCGAAGGCTGGGCAAAACTGTGGTACATGTGCTGCGCCAAGGTTTTCCTAAAGGAGTATATCTCAAGAGTGAAAGAAACGGATCTCGTACCGGAGGATAGGGATAGCCTCAAGATCCTGATTGAAGCGTTTATGCTCGAGAAGGCATTTTACGAACTGGAGTACGAGGTAAACAACAGACCGGAGATGGCATGGATCCCAATAAAAGGCATACTTGACATTATATGA
- the malQ gene encoding 4-alpha-glucanotransferase gives MDLVSRNRASGILLHPTCLPSDYGIGDFGPQAYRFVDLLAETGQSYWQLLPLNPTSPECGNSPYISSSGFALNPLLISPEMLAADGLLEETALDSIRVPESDRINYRAVQSAKLEILKKAFKGFSRKKGDFSGNYEGFCDRNASWLDDYAVFTALKEGSGMPWYLWPEGLRRREPEELASAKRRLEGTEFHRFVQYIAYWQWSRLKEHCKRKGIRIFGDLPFYVSHDSVDVWTSPGLFKLDSTGRALFVSGVPPDYFSETGQLWGHPVYDWDRHRETGFEWWMRRIKHNVEMFDLVRIDHFRGLLAYWEVPASERTAMNGRWVKVPSDEFFGALRGSFPSLPFVAEDLGVITDDVKAAIKNLGIPGMKVLIFAFDGKPDNPYLPENHGFNSVSYTGTHDTNTVKGWFMEEATQEVRENLFRYLGRRVGEEEVSAELIKLSMMSGSRLCIVPIQDVLNLGSEARLNVPSSPLNNYLWRMREGLSNERLEEFALVTKESGRSRCQ, from the coding sequence TTGGATCTTGTATCCAGAAACCGGGCGAGCGGAATACTGCTTCATCCGACCTGCCTCCCTTCAGACTACGGGATAGGCGACTTTGGACCGCAGGCATACAGATTCGTGGACCTCTTGGCAGAGACCGGGCAAAGCTACTGGCAGCTACTGCCGCTGAACCCGACCAGCCCTGAGTGCGGGAATTCGCCGTATATCTCCAGCTCTGGCTTCGCGCTGAATCCGCTGCTCATAAGCCCGGAGATGCTCGCAGCCGACGGGCTTCTTGAAGAAACGGCGCTGGACTCGATCAGGGTTCCCGAGAGCGACAGGATCAATTACAGGGCAGTCCAATCCGCAAAGCTTGAGATCCTTAAGAAAGCGTTCAAAGGGTTCTCGAGAAAAAAGGGTGACTTTTCAGGCAATTACGAGGGGTTCTGCGACCGGAATGCGTCTTGGCTTGATGACTATGCAGTCTTCACTGCGCTCAAGGAGGGGTCCGGAATGCCCTGGTATCTCTGGCCTGAGGGGCTGAGGAGGAGAGAGCCTGAAGAGCTCGCCTCTGCCAAGAGAAGGCTCGAGGGGACAGAATTCCATAGGTTCGTGCAGTACATCGCATACTGGCAGTGGTCGCGTCTGAAAGAACACTGCAAGAGAAAGGGGATCCGGATATTCGGCGACCTCCCCTTCTATGTGAGCCACGACAGTGTCGATGTCTGGACCAGCCCAGGGCTGTTCAAGCTCGACAGCACAGGCAGGGCTCTCTTCGTCAGCGGGGTCCCTCCAGACTACTTCAGCGAGACTGGGCAGCTTTGGGGGCACCCAGTTTATGACTGGGACAGGCACAGGGAGACGGGGTTCGAGTGGTGGATGCGCAGGATAAAGCACAATGTTGAGATGTTCGACCTGGTCAGGATCGACCACTTCAGGGGGTTACTGGCATATTGGGAGGTCCCTGCTTCAGAGAGGACTGCCATGAACGGCAGGTGGGTGAAGGTTCCCTCAGACGAGTTCTTTGGGGCTTTGAGGGGGAGTTTCCCCTCATTGCCTTTCGTTGCCGAAGACTTGGGAGTGATAACAGACGACGTAAAGGCCGCTATAAAGAACCTAGGGATCCCAGGCATGAAAGTCCTCATCTTCGCTTTTGACGGAAAGCCCGACAACCCCTACCTTCCGGAGAACCACGGGTTCAACTCGGTCTCGTACACAGGTACCCACGACACGAACACGGTCAAGGGCTGGTTCATGGAGGAGGCGACGCAGGAAGTCAGGGAGAACCTCTTCAGGTATCTCGGCAGGAGGGTCGGGGAGGAGGAGGTGAGCGCCGAGTTGATAAAACTGTCGATGATGTCTGGATCAAGGCTCTGCATTGTCCCGATACAGGATGTCCTGAACCTCGGGAGCGAGGCAAGACTGAACGTACCCTCTTCCCCCCTGAACAATTATCTCTGGAGGATGAGGGAAGGACTAAGCAATGAAAGGCTCGAAGAGTTCGCCCTCGTCACGAAGGAGTCTGGAAGATCCAGATGCCAGTGA
- a CDS encoding DUF3536 domain-containing protein, which translates to MERFVCIHGHFYQPPRENPWLEGIELQESAHPYHDWNQRVTAECYAPNTASRIIGPDRRIVDIVNNYSMISFNFGPTILSWMETNAQETYEAILEADMRSRKEFSGHGSAIAQAYNHMIMPLASQRDKITQIRWGIADFKARFRREPEGMWLPETAVDTQTLEILAQEGIKFTILAPHQARRVKRGGEWKEVHKEALDTKRPYLCRLPSGRDISIFFYNESISKEVAFGGLLNDGETFAKRMLSEFADYGGNQLVSVATDGETYGHHHKFGEMALSYCLHYIKSNSLARITNFGEYLELSPPEDEVEIAERTSWSCEHGVERWMDECGCKTGVCPLQRWRRPLRDAMDWLRDRAAEVFETEMRRYSGKPWEDRDEYVSVVLDRSPENIDLFFRRRGFRRDLVKEDRVKILKLLEMQRHSMLMQTSCGWFFDDVSRIETVQIMRHAARVIQLLREVTGKDLEPEYLEKLRAAKSNYSTLGDGAKIYENFVRPAKVELPRVGIHHAISSIFNGEKGGPHRVYCYFVEDKTYERQKVGKNVLVTGNSRVTSAMTLEEDEIWYAALWLGDHNIFGGVRRRMGEEEFFEAQKGLHSAIKAGDVQRAISLIDLNFGKEGCSCSLSDLFKDRQIEVLERILEASVGRSRSNFQQVYEDNLAVMTFMRGLSLKVPIALRAAAEVVLTYNIIEALRGEGTDPRIFEKLTEEALSLQIELDKGLIGLEAKRRIERELERLAEVPEDLGRMERLERLLRSVERLQLEINYWLAQNLLFKIMSRWQGYMKAREASGDSSAGRWLERQKSLAELLGIKV; encoded by the coding sequence TTGGAGAGGTTTGTCTGCATCCACGGGCATTTCTACCAGCCGCCGCGGGAGAACCCATGGCTCGAAGGGATCGAGCTCCAAGAATCTGCCCACCCTTACCACGACTGGAACCAGAGGGTGACTGCAGAGTGCTACGCACCCAACACTGCTTCAAGGATCATCGGGCCTGACCGAAGGATAGTCGATATTGTGAACAACTATTCGATGATCAGCTTCAACTTCGGACCGACGATTCTCTCATGGATGGAGACGAACGCGCAGGAGACGTATGAGGCGATATTGGAGGCGGACATGAGGAGCAGGAAGGAATTCTCTGGGCACGGCTCCGCGATTGCGCAGGCATACAACCACATGATAATGCCGCTCGCGAGCCAGAGAGACAAGATAACCCAGATCAGGTGGGGAATAGCCGATTTCAAGGCAAGGTTCAGGAGGGAGCCGGAGGGGATGTGGCTCCCCGAGACAGCAGTGGACACGCAAACTCTCGAGATCCTCGCACAAGAGGGGATCAAGTTCACGATCCTCGCGCCGCACCAGGCGAGGAGGGTTAAGAGGGGCGGCGAATGGAAGGAGGTGCATAAAGAGGCGCTTGACACCAAACGTCCCTATCTGTGCAGGCTCCCCTCCGGCAGGGATATCAGCATCTTCTTCTACAACGAGTCGATCTCGAAGGAGGTGGCGTTCGGCGGGCTTCTCAATGACGGCGAGACCTTTGCGAAGAGGATGCTGTCGGAGTTCGCAGACTATGGCGGGAACCAGCTCGTGAGCGTCGCAACTGACGGGGAAACCTATGGGCACCACCACAAATTCGGCGAGATGGCGCTCTCCTACTGCCTGCACTACATCAAGTCAAACAGCCTTGCTAGGATAACCAACTTTGGGGAGTACCTAGAGCTCAGCCCGCCGGAGGACGAGGTCGAGATCGCTGAGAGGACCTCTTGGAGCTGCGAGCACGGCGTCGAGCGCTGGATGGATGAATGCGGCTGCAAGACAGGGGTCTGCCCCCTCCAGAGGTGGAGGAGACCGCTAAGGGATGCGATGGACTGGCTGAGGGACAGGGCAGCCGAGGTTTTCGAGACCGAGATGAGGAGGTATTCCGGAAAACCGTGGGAGGACAGGGACGAGTACGTATCCGTTGTGTTGGACCGATCGCCGGAGAACATAGACCTCTTCTTCAGGAGAAGGGGATTCAGGAGGGATCTCGTTAAGGAGGACAGGGTAAAAATACTCAAGTTGCTCGAAATGCAGCGGCATTCGATGCTCATGCAGACCAGCTGCGGATGGTTCTTCGACGACGTGTCAAGAATAGAGACCGTCCAGATCATGAGGCATGCAGCCAGGGTAATTCAGCTCTTGAGGGAGGTCACGGGCAAGGACCTCGAGCCAGAGTACCTTGAAAAGCTCCGGGCTGCTAAGAGCAACTACAGCACGCTCGGGGACGGAGCTAAGATTTACGAGAACTTCGTCAGACCGGCCAAGGTCGAACTTCCGCGCGTCGGGATACACCACGCAATATCCTCGATATTCAATGGAGAGAAGGGAGGCCCGCACAGGGTGTACTGCTACTTCGTCGAAGACAAAACGTACGAACGGCAGAAGGTGGGGAAGAACGTGCTAGTGACAGGGAATTCTAGGGTTACTTCGGCAATGACGCTAGAGGAGGACGAGATCTGGTATGCTGCCCTGTGGCTGGGTGACCACAACATATTCGGTGGCGTCAGGAGGCGCATGGGCGAAGAGGAATTCTTCGAGGCGCAGAAAGGGCTGCACAGCGCGATAAAGGCAGGGGACGTCCAGAGGGCGATAAGCCTGATCGATCTCAATTTCGGTAAAGAGGGGTGTTCTTGTTCGCTTTCGGACTTGTTCAAGGACAGGCAGATCGAGGTCCTCGAGAGGATCCTCGAGGCCTCGGTGGGCAGGTCCAGGTCGAACTTCCAGCAGGTCTATGAGGACAACCTGGCAGTAATGACATTTATGAGGGGGCTCTCGCTGAAGGTGCCAATCGCGCTCAGGGCGGCAGCCGAAGTGGTTTTGACCTACAACATAATTGAGGCTTTAAGGGGCGAAGGTACAGACCCAAGGATCTTCGAGAAGCTCACCGAAGAAGCACTGAGCCTTCAGATCGAGCTCGACAAAGGCCTGATAGGCCTGGAGGCTAAGAGACGTATTGAGCGCGAACTGGAGCGGCTGGCTGAGGTCCCCGAGGACCTGGGACGCATGGAGAGGCTTGAGAGGCTCCTCAGGTCTGTGGAGAGGCTGCAGCTAGAGATCAACTACTGGCTCGCGCAGAATCTGCTCTTCAAGATCATGTCGAGATGGCAGGGATACATGAAGGCAAGGGAGGCTTCTGGCGACTCCAGCGCAGGGAGATGGCTGGAGAGGCAAAAGTCCCTCGCCGAGCTATTGGGCATAAAAGTCTGA
- a CDS encoding winged helix-turn-helix transcriptional regulator, with translation MGDQRLQTKDKVSVVERLKGYINSIVEVHLMDEQVITGKLVQVDEDLLNIFLEDCTDLSGKVSPAAVIMGASISHINIVSLPAYESLDDKIYDLISKNGEMSVNEIAKILNAKPSSVSSALRRLKRSGMLPGTRKNLRQP, from the coding sequence TTGGGGGATCAGAGACTGCAGACGAAGGATAAGGTTTCCGTTGTGGAGCGCCTCAAGGGATACATCAATAGCATTGTCGAGGTCCACCTCATGGATGAGCAGGTCATCACAGGAAAGCTTGTACAGGTGGACGAGGATCTGCTCAACATATTCCTGGAGGACTGCACAGACCTCTCTGGGAAGGTCTCGCCTGCGGCTGTGATAATGGGGGCATCCATCTCGCATATCAACATAGTCTCGCTCCCTGCATACGAGTCACTCGACGACAAGATCTATGACCTAATCTCAAAGAACGGTGAAATGAGCGTGAATGAGATCGCAAAGATACTCAACGCGAAGCCGAGCAGCGTCAGCTCAGCCTTGAGGAGGCTTAAGAGGAGCGGGATGCTACCAGGAACCAGGAAGAACCTCCGCCAGCCCTAG
- a CDS encoding OsmC family protein, which produces MPHATVRWTGGMKFEGVDSQGHMTLMEAHKNYGGSGEGTTPMDLFLIALGGCAGIDIVGMLEARKQQLESYEVVIDGERREDHPKFFNKIALRFILKGDLDDNVVERVVSLTMTKVCPIAAMLSKIAEVTWSYEIVRG; this is translated from the coding sequence ATGCCGCACGCTACAGTAAGATGGACCGGCGGTATGAAATTTGAGGGCGTAGACAGCCAGGGTCATATGACTCTCATGGAGGCACACAAGAATTACGGAGGATCTGGAGAAGGGACCACGCCCATGGACCTCTTCCTTATCGCCTTGGGTGGCTGCGCAGGTATTGACATCGTTGGCATGCTCGAGGCCAGGAAGCAGCAGCTCGAATCCTATGAGGTTGTCATAGATGGGGAGCGCAGAGAGGACCACCCTAAGTTCTTTAATAAGATCGCGCTCCGCTTCATCCTGAAGGGGGACCTCGACGACAACGTTGTGGAGCGCGTCGTGTCCCTCACAATGACGAAGGTCTGCCCGATTGCCGCCATGCTGAGCAAGATCGCCGAAGTGACCTGGAGCTATGAGATCGTGAGGGGCTGA
- a CDS encoding glycosyltransferase family 4 protein, with amino-acid sequence MKIAVFTWEFPPMIVGGLGTFTYELSVGLMRLGHEVTAFTMNDGTLNTREIIDGVEVHRPKLIDFSDTLPEFESEEIRRSGTAAKFFSKVLAYNLLVSTKIANDLIPKEGRTFDVLSVHDWLSAMAGIALRKATGIPMVFHIHSTERGRSLGRGSSIIYDLEKKAANIADRIVTVSNAMRDELITCGFQSEKIEVVWNGVDASKYSPERVGTEERQRIRSRYGVSDGDRMLLFLGRLTAVKGVDRLVMAMPHILQRFPNTKLIIIGKGDLQEELVRLSENLGIKDSVAFEFRMLPEDERIRVYAASDIAVFPSIYEPFGIVALEAMAMEKPLVVGARGVSGMREIVINYGDRQCGYHINPYDPMDIAWGVNNLLIDPEKIQRYGKNARARVLESFTMETVLKRIAEIYGSVAEKTRAG; translated from the coding sequence TTGAAGATAGCCGTGTTCACCTGGGAGTTCCCGCCGATGATCGTAGGGGGTCTGGGGACTTTTACCTACGAGCTCTCTGTAGGGCTAATGCGTCTGGGGCACGAGGTGACAGCATTCACGATGAACGACGGCACGCTGAATACAAGGGAAATCATCGATGGGGTCGAGGTCCACCGGCCGAAGCTGATCGACTTCTCCGACACCCTCCCGGAGTTCGAGTCGGAGGAGATAAGGCGTTCAGGGACCGCTGCGAAGTTCTTCTCTAAGGTCCTCGCGTACAACCTTCTCGTCAGCACCAAAATAGCGAATGACCTGATCCCCAAAGAAGGCAGGACCTTCGACGTGCTGTCTGTCCACGACTGGCTCTCCGCAATGGCAGGCATCGCCCTTAGAAAGGCGACAGGAATCCCGATGGTCTTCCACATACACTCGACCGAGAGGGGAAGGAGCCTCGGAAGGGGCTCATCAATAATATACGACCTGGAGAAGAAGGCAGCCAACATTGCGGACAGGATCGTGACAGTCTCCAATGCAATGCGCGACGAACTCATAACATGCGGCTTCCAGTCTGAAAAGATAGAGGTCGTCTGGAATGGCGTAGACGCCTCAAAGTACTCGCCGGAGAGGGTCGGGACGGAGGAGCGGCAGAGGATCCGATCAAGATACGGCGTATCTGATGGCGATCGGATGCTGCTATTTCTCGGGCGCCTGACCGCGGTCAAAGGGGTGGACAGGCTTGTGATGGCAATGCCGCACATACTGCAGAGGTTCCCCAACACTAAACTAATAATTATTGGCAAGGGCGACCTCCAGGAAGAGTTGGTTCGCCTCTCCGAGAACTTGGGGATCAAGGACAGTGTGGCATTCGAGTTCAGGATGCTTCCCGAGGATGAGAGGATACGCGTCTATGCAGCATCGGACATCGCAGTATTTCCAAGCATCTACGAACCGTTCGGGATCGTGGCTCTGGAGGCGATGGCGATGGAGAAGCCCTTGGTGGTCGGCGCGAGGGGCGTCAGCGGAATGAGAGAGATCGTGATCAACTACGGCGACCGCCAGTGCGGCTACCATATAAACCCCTACGATCCCATGGACATAGCGTGGGGGGTGAACAACCTCCTAATCGACCCGGAAAAGATTCAGAGGTACGGGAAGAACGCGCGCGCCAGGGTACTTGAGAGCTTCACGATGGAAACGGTGTTGAAACGGATAGCAGAGATCTACGGATCCGTGGCAGAAAAAACTAGGGCTGGATGA
- the uppS gene encoding polyprenyl diphosphate synthase, giving the protein MKASSAYHAIKGWFVGWIYNFYEKRLFNSIKKGEVPKHVGLILDGNRRWARELDLDPTIGHQYGFEKLKEVLQWCWEIGIKTVTVYALSTENLKRPKDEVDALIRLAEKAFNDVIESKEIHERKVRIRALGRVHLLKESLREAIRRAEEKTKDYSERRLNVAIAYGGRAEILDAARKIIAEVINGDLEIGEINEETFAKHLYTAEDPDPDLIIRTSGEERLSGFLLWQSAYSEFYFMDVYWPELRKIDLLRAIRTYQRRQRRFGT; this is encoded by the coding sequence ATGAAAGCTTCAAGTGCGTACCACGCGATTAAAGGATGGTTCGTAGGCTGGATTTACAATTTCTACGAAAAGAGGCTTTTCAACAGTATAAAGAAAGGAGAGGTCCCTAAGCACGTGGGCCTGATTCTTGACGGGAACCGCCGGTGGGCAAGGGAGCTGGACCTCGATCCCACGATAGGGCATCAGTATGGGTTTGAGAAGCTTAAGGAGGTCCTTCAATGGTGCTGGGAGATAGGGATCAAAACAGTGACGGTCTATGCACTCTCCACAGAGAATCTCAAAAGACCGAAGGATGAGGTCGATGCACTGATCCGCCTGGCAGAGAAGGCATTCAACGATGTGATAGAGAGCAAGGAGATCCACGAGAGGAAGGTGAGGATCAGAGCCCTCGGGAGAGTACATCTGCTCAAAGAGTCGTTAAGGGAAGCCATCCGCAGGGCGGAGGAGAAAACCAAGGACTACAGCGAGAGAAGGCTGAATGTCGCGATAGCCTACGGTGGCAGGGCCGAGATACTCGATGCCGCAAGGAAGATAATTGCAGAGGTCATAAACGGTGACCTCGAGATTGGCGAGATAAACGAAGAGACGTTTGCGAAGCACCTCTACACAGCAGAGGATCCTGATCCCGATCTCATAATAAGGACCTCCGGGGAAGAGAGGCTGAGCGGCTTCCTGTTGTGGCAGAGCGCATACTCAGAGTTCTATTTCATGGACGTTTACTGGCCAGAGCTGAGGAAGATAGATCTCCTTAGGGCGATAAGGACCTATCAGAGGAGACAGAGGCGATTCGGCACATGA